The following are encoded together in the Phenylobacterium sp. NIBR 498073 genome:
- a CDS encoding sugar MFS transporter, translating into MSLFFAWGFATVLIDTLIPKLKGLFQLNYAEAMLTQFAFFLGYLVFSIPASMLLARIGYFRQIVLGLGVMATGCLMFAPAAQLGIYPAFLLALFVMAAGITTLQVAANPLIALLGKPELAHSRLNLAQAFNSLGTTVGPLVGAALILKGGVEHPDAASLTPPALEVYRKAEAHAVQAPFLGIAAVLVVLALVFWFLRRSPAAPSAAGEAGGGFRPALLKRPRLALGALSIFLYVGAEVSIGSLLVNYLMDGKTLGVVAATAGQLVALYWGGAMVGRFIGSAVMRKVPAGLVLMACAIGASLLACLSAGTVGLVSAVAVLAIGLCNSVMFPTIFTLGIEGLGKDTPQGSGLLCLAIVGGAVVPVATGMVADHAGLSVALLAPALCYVWIAVYGFICRRPPTEA; encoded by the coding sequence GTGTCGCTGTTCTTCGCCTGGGGGTTCGCGACCGTCCTGATCGACACCCTGATCCCCAAGTTGAAGGGGCTGTTCCAGCTGAACTACGCCGAGGCGATGCTGACCCAGTTCGCCTTCTTCCTCGGCTATCTGGTGTTTTCGATCCCTGCCTCAATGCTCCTGGCGAGGATCGGCTACTTCCGACAGATCGTGCTGGGCTTGGGGGTGATGGCGACGGGCTGCCTGATGTTCGCGCCGGCCGCCCAGCTCGGGATCTATCCGGCCTTCCTGCTGGCGCTGTTCGTGATGGCGGCTGGGATCACCACCCTGCAGGTGGCGGCCAATCCGCTGATCGCGTTGCTGGGCAAGCCGGAGCTGGCCCATTCGCGGCTGAACCTGGCCCAGGCGTTCAACTCGCTGGGCACCACGGTCGGCCCTCTGGTCGGGGCGGCGCTGATCCTGAAGGGCGGGGTCGAGCATCCCGACGCGGCCAGCCTGACCCCGCCGGCGCTGGAGGTCTACCGCAAGGCCGAGGCGCATGCGGTCCAGGCGCCGTTCCTCGGCATCGCCGCAGTGCTGGTGGTGCTGGCCCTGGTGTTCTGGTTCCTGCGCCGCTCGCCGGCCGCGCCGTCGGCCGCGGGCGAGGCGGGCGGGGGCTTTCGGCCAGCGCTGCTGAAGCGGCCGCGGTTGGCGCTCGGGGCGCTGTCGATCTTTCTCTATGTGGGGGCCGAGGTGTCGATCGGCTCGCTGCTGGTCAACTATCTGATGGACGGCAAGACGCTCGGCGTGGTCGCGGCGACCGCCGGCCAGCTGGTGGCGCTCTACTGGGGCGGGGCGATGGTCGGGCGGTTCATCGGCTCGGCGGTGATGCGCAAGGTCCCGGCGGGGTTGGTGCTGATGGCCTGCGCGATCGGGGCGAGCCTGCTGGCCTGCCTCTCGGCCGGCACGGTCGGGCTGGTCTCGGCGGTGGCGGTGCTGGCCATCGGCCTGTGCAACTCGGTGATGTTCCCGACCATCTTCACCCTCGGTATCGAGGGGCTGGGCAAGGACACGCCGCAGGGCTCGGGCCTGCTGTGCCTGGCCATCGTCGGCGGGGCGGTGGTGCCGGTGGCCACCGGCATGGTCGCCGACCATGCCGGCCTGAGCGTGGCGCTGCTGGCGCCGGCGCTCTGCTATGTCTGGATCGCGGTCTACGGCTTCATCTGCCGGCGACCGCCCACGGAAGCCTAG
- a CDS encoding MerR family transcriptional regulator, with protein sequence MQMKSPSDAACIPLGEVMRRLDLTARAIRYYEELGLVRAGRDQLNRRRYDEDALSRLAAIAEFRRAGLSLDDIAAILSRQDAGGDRSAHIDYAVSRLSERLKVLEQERREAEAALSALLVHRKASPWPLELRA encoded by the coding sequence ATGCAGATGAAATCCCCCAGCGACGCCGCGTGCATCCCGCTCGGCGAAGTCATGCGCCGCCTCGACCTGACGGCCCGGGCGATCCGCTACTATGAGGAGCTGGGCCTGGTCCGCGCCGGCCGCGACCAGCTCAACCGCCGCCGCTACGACGAGGACGCGCTCTCCCGCCTCGCCGCCATCGCCGAGTTCCGGCGCGCGGGCCTGTCGCTCGACGACATCGCCGCCATCCTTAGCCGCCAGGACGCCGGCGGCGACCGCAGCGCCCATATCGACTACGCCGTCTCGCGCCTGTCCGAGCGCCTGAAGGTGCTGGAACAGGAGCGCCGCGAGGCCGAGGCCGCGCTCAGCGCCCTGCTCGTTCATCGAAAGGCCTCCCCCTGGCCGCTGGAGCTGCGGGCATGA